One Candidatus Bathyarchaeota archaeon genomic region harbors:
- the hacA gene encoding homoaconitase large subunit, whose amino-acid sequence MGKTISEKILSKASGVDAYAGDIVVAEVDGAMIHDGTALLAMQAFQEMGGDRLWRPDRIFIVIDHVAPSATETFSKVHSTMRKFAEKFGAPLYEAGSGVCHQLMVESGLILPGNLIVGADSHTCTYGALGAFATGIGSTEMAAVFLSGKLWFKVPETMRIIIEGCLPPMVLPKDIILKIVGDIGADGATYKAVEFCGSTVKNMDIEGRLTLTNMAVEMGAKTGIIEPDEKTFDFLTTLKCNFKTIIRNDEDAAFSDILRVDVSKLEPQIACPHSVDNVKPVAELEGKEVDQVFLGSCTNGRLSDLRVAAKILKGKSVKKGVRMIVAPASRRVFIQALKEGLIETFLDSGCILCNPGCGPCAGAHQGLLAQGEVCLSTSNRNFKGRMGSQEAEIYLASPATAAATAIEGVITDPRKFLKGVERV is encoded by the coding sequence ATGGGCAAGACAATATCTGAGAAGATTCTAAGCAAAGCCTCAGGCGTCGATGCATACGCAGGAGACATTGTAGTAGCAGAGGTGGACGGCGCTATGATTCATGATGGAACAGCGCTCCTTGCCATGCAGGCCTTTCAAGAAATGGGCGGCGATAGACTTTGGCGACCCGATCGAATTTTTATCGTTATAGATCATGTTGCTCCAAGCGCCACTGAGACGTTTTCGAAAGTGCACAGCACAATGAGGAAATTTGCCGAAAAATTTGGGGCGCCCCTTTATGAAGCTGGGTCTGGAGTGTGCCACCAGTTAATGGTCGAGTCAGGTCTAATTCTTCCCGGAAATCTCATTGTTGGTGCAGATTCGCATACCTGTACATATGGGGCCCTAGGCGCCTTTGCAACCGGCATAGGATCAACCGAGATGGCCGCAGTATTTCTATCTGGAAAGCTCTGGTTCAAGGTTCCGGAAACCATGAGGATCATAATCGAGGGTTGTCTTCCGCCAATGGTCCTACCAAAGGATATCATTCTAAAAATTGTTGGAGATATAGGAGCTGATGGAGCAACGTATAAGGCGGTGGAGTTTTGCGGATCAACCGTTAAGAATATGGACATTGAAGGAAGACTGACCTTAACGAACATGGCTGTCGAAATGGGTGCTAAGACAGGTATTATTGAGCCTGACGAAAAAACATTCGACTTTCTCACTACACTCAAATGCAACTTCAAAACTATTATTCGAAATGATGAGGATGCCGCTTTTTCAGATATTCTGAGGGTGGATGTTTCCAAGCTTGAGCCTCAAATTGCTTGTCCACATTCAGTTGACAATGTAAAGCCCGTTGCAGAGTTGGAGGGCAAAGAGGTAGATCAGGTTTTTCTAGGATCATGTACAAACGGGCGTCTCAGCGATCTCAGAGTTGCAGCTAAAATTTTGAAGGGAAAAAGCGTAAAGAAGGGTGTGCGAATGATAGTTGCACCGGCTTCGAGAAGGGTTTTCATCCAGGCATTGAAAGAAGGTCTAATAGAAACCTTTCTAGATTCTGGTTGTATATTATGTAATCCTGGATGCGGGCCCTGCGCTGGGGCTCATCAGGGGCTCTTAGCTCAGGGTGAAGTTTGTCTATCAACGTCTAATCGTAATTTCAAGGGTAGAATGGGCAGTCAGGAGGCGGAAATATATCTTGCCTCTCCTGCAACTGCGGCTGCGACAGCAATTGAAGGCGTGATAACTGATCCGAGAAAATTCTTGAAGGGGGTCGAAAGAGTTTGA
- a CDS encoding 2-isopropylmalate synthase, whose product MVEYVRIFDTTLRDGEQTPGVSFTPEEKMEIAVQLDKLGVDVIEAGFPSASRGEQVAIKEIAAAGLRAEICALTRALKEDIDVALSCNVNSIHTFISTSKVQMKYALNMTPEKVLEAAVSAVQYIKDHGVLCEFSPMDATRSDLNFLIKVCKAAEEAGVDRINIPDTVGIMAPQKMENLIKNLRSELKVPISVHCHNDFGLAVANSLAGVLAGASQVHVAVNGLGERAGNASLEEVVMALHLIYKKKTGINTRLLYQTSKLVSRLTGIVVQPNKAIVGENAFAHASGIHTRGVTVKPLTFEPFKPEVVGRRRRILSGKLSGRHGIKAELEEAGIYPTEAQLKEIVNRVKDLGDKGKTVTDADLYAIARTVMGEVAEEKIVELTDFAVTTGIRVIPTASVKLLIDGKEYVAAETGVGPVDAAIKAIQKITDQLANVRLTEYRLEALTGGSDAVAEVIIKVEDRDGNVVSARGAREDIVMASVEAMINGINKLLLKRKKQAS is encoded by the coding sequence ATGGTTGAATATGTTAGAATCTTCGATACAACTCTTCGAGATGGCGAACAGACGCCTGGAGTATCCTTCACACCCGAAGAGAAAATGGAGATAGCTGTTCAACTGGACAAGCTTGGGGTGGACGTAATCGAAGCTGGTTTCCCATCAGCATCTCGCGGCGAGCAAGTGGCAATTAAAGAGATCGCCGCAGCTGGCTTAAGAGCAGAGATATGCGCGTTGACAAGGGCGCTTAAAGAAGACATCGATGTAGCTCTCTCATGTAACGTGAATTCCATCCATACGTTCATTTCCACTTCAAAGGTTCAGATGAAATATGCGCTAAACATGACGCCTGAAAAGGTTTTGGAAGCCGCCGTCAGCGCCGTCCAATACATTAAGGATCATGGTGTACTTTGTGAATTTTCTCCCATGGACGCAACGAGATCTGACCTTAACTTTCTTATAAAGGTGTGTAAAGCAGCTGAAGAAGCAGGAGTTGACAGGATAAATATACCTGACACCGTCGGCATCATGGCTCCCCAGAAAATGGAGAATCTAATCAAGAATCTAAGGTCAGAACTTAAAGTGCCGATAAGTGTTCACTGCCATAACGACTTCGGCCTGGCTGTGGCTAATTCTCTGGCAGGCGTCCTTGCTGGGGCATCACAAGTGCATGTGGCCGTAAATGGCTTAGGAGAAAGAGCTGGAAACGCTTCCCTAGAAGAAGTTGTGATGGCCCTTCATCTTATATATAAAAAGAAGACAGGTATAAACACTAGGCTACTCTACCAGACTTCAAAGCTAGTCTCTAGATTAACCGGGATCGTTGTCCAACCGAATAAGGCTATTGTCGGAGAAAATGCCTTCGCCCATGCGTCAGGGATACATACCAGAGGGGTTACTGTGAAGCCTCTGACTTTCGAGCCATTTAAACCTGAGGTTGTAGGCAGACGGAGAAGAATTCTTTCAGGCAAGTTATCAGGTAGGCATGGTATAAAAGCTGAACTGGAAGAAGCAGGGATCTACCCCACTGAGGCTCAGCTAAAGGAAATAGTGAATAGGGTGAAGGATCTTGGCGATAAAGGAAAGACAGTGACGGATGCCGATCTTTACGCAATAGCTAGGACGGTTATGGGGGAGGTAGCCGAAGAGAAGATCGTCGAATTGACAGACTTTGCCGTTACTACGGGCATAAGAGTAATCCCAACAGCTTCGGTGAAACTATTAATAGATGGAAAAGAATATGTAGCCGCCGAAACTGGCGTCGGACCTGTAGACGCAGCCATCAAAGCCATACAAAAGATTACGGATCAGCTAGCCAATGTGAGACTGACAGAATATAGGCTTGAAGCATTAACAGGGGGATCGGATGCGGTAGCCGAGGTAATAATAAAGGTTGAAGATAGAGATGGAAACGTCGTCTCAGCGCGCGGCGCACGGGAGGATATCGTTATGGCAAGCGTCGAAGCCATGATAAACGGGATAAACAAGCTCCTGTTAAAACGCAAGAAACAAGCTTCTTAA
- a CDS encoding 3-isopropylmalate dehydratase small subunit: protein MKIYGKAWKFGDNVNTDLIIAGKYKLSITDVDELSRHAMEAIMPDFAKKVEKGDILVAGKNFGCGSSREQAPLVLKHLGIGAVIAQSFARIFFRNAINIGLPAVEFRQVNEINEGDLLEIDLVRGSLRNVSSNKLYSIKPIPSELWQILSEGGLVSYVKKYGRLPWQQV, encoded by the coding sequence TTGAAGATCTATGGAAAGGCTTGGAAGTTCGGCGATAACGTCAACACCGACCTTATAATTGCTGGAAAGTATAAGCTCAGCATAACGGATGTTGATGAGCTCTCTAGGCATGCTATGGAGGCTATAATGCCAGACTTTGCAAAGAAAGTAGAAAAGGGGGACATCCTAGTAGCTGGCAAAAATTTCGGATGCGGATCCAGCCGTGAGCAAGCACCTCTCGTTCTAAAACATTTAGGAATAGGCGCGGTTATTGCACAATCCTTCGCGCGCATCTTTTTCCGTAATGCAATAAACATTGGTCTTCCAGCAGTCGAATTTCGGCAGGTTAATGAGATAAATGAAGGCGATTTGTTGGAAATCGATCTAGTTCGCGGCTCATTAAGAAATGTTTCGAGCAATAAACTTTATTCAATAAAGCCGATACCAAGCGAGCTATGGCAGATACTCTCTGAAGGCGGGCTTGTCAGCTACGTAAAGAAATATGGTAGGCTGCCCTGGCAGCAAGTTT
- a CDS encoding isocitrate/isopropylmalate dehydrogenase family protein encodes MKYNVAVIPGDGIGPELTEATMNVLSAIQRKFGLAFSFLELEAGDTCYQKRGVALPPETIEAIKNSHACLKGPVGETAADVIVKLRILFDLYANIRPIKSYPNVPCLRSDIDLVIVRENTEDLYKGYEFMINDTAVALRVVSRKGCERIARMAFELARRRNGKKKVTSVHKANVLRVTCGLFASICREIAKQYPDVTYEEQYVDAISMRLIKEPQNYDVIVTTNIFGDILSDEAAQLVGGLGMAPGGNIGDNFAIFEPVHGSAPTRVGKHTANPCSMILASKMMLEWLGERYSDPKCLRASEAIEKGVVEALKKGLSIPDLGGTLKTIEMGEAIAQEIICNQS; translated from the coding sequence TTGAAATACAACGTCGCGGTTATTCCTGGGGATGGAATCGGACCTGAGCTGACAGAAGCAACAATGAACGTTCTAAGTGCCATTCAAAGAAAATTTGGTCTTGCATTCTCCTTTCTTGAACTTGAGGCCGGAGACACCTGCTACCAGAAGAGAGGTGTTGCCCTTCCTCCCGAGACAATCGAGGCAATAAAAAATTCTCATGCATGTCTCAAGGGGCCAGTTGGTGAGACCGCGGCCGACGTTATCGTTAAGCTAAGAATATTGTTTGACCTATATGCGAACATACGCCCCATAAAGTCATATCCAAATGTTCCTTGTCTCAGAAGTGACATAGACCTTGTAATCGTTAGGGAAAATACGGAGGATCTTTATAAGGGGTACGAATTCATGATTAATGATACGGCGGTTGCCCTAAGGGTTGTTTCTAGGAAAGGTTGCGAGCGAATTGCAAGGATGGCGTTTGAGCTGGCAAGGAGAAGAAATGGGAAGAAAAAAGTGACATCGGTCCACAAGGCAAATGTTTTACGTGTTACATGCGGCCTATTTGCTAGTATCTGTCGGGAAATTGCCAAGCAGTACCCTGATGTGACATATGAGGAACAGTACGTCGACGCTATCTCTATGAGACTTATTAAGGAGCCTCAAAATTACGACGTGATAGTTACGACTAATATTTTTGGCGACATCTTATCCGACGAGGCGGCACAATTGGTCGGAGGTTTGGGAATGGCTCCCGGAGGGAACATTGGCGATAATTTTGCAATCTTCGAGCCCGTTCACGGATCTGCACCTACACGTGTCGGAAAACATACTGCCAATCCCTGCTCCATGATACTTGCCTCAAAGATGATGCTTGAATGGCTAGGTGAAAGATACAGCGATCCAAAATGTTTACGCGCATCTGAAGCAATAGAAAAAGGAGTTGTTGAAGCCTTAAAGAAAGGTCTGTCAATCCCTGATCTTGGCGGAACCCTAAAGACTATTGAGATGGGCGAAGCTATCGCACAGGAGATAATATGCAATCAATCTTGA
- a CDS encoding 3-isopropylmalate dehydratase small subunit produces MRIQGLAIVYGDNVNTDLIIPSKYLTTLDPMELASHAMEGLDRDFAKKAEKGVILVAGRNFGCGSSREQAPIALKYAGVRCVIADSFARIFYRNAINIGLPVLECQGISGHIDDGDILEVYLEDGRIINRSKNETFTAIPLPDFILQILSDGGLIEHLKKRMGGKG; encoded by the coding sequence TTGAGGATTCAAGGCTTAGCCATCGTATACGGAGACAATGTGAATACCGACTTAATCATTCCAAGTAAATACTTGACCACTCTTGATCCTATGGAGCTAGCTAGTCATGCAATGGAAGGGTTGGATAGAGACTTTGCGAAAAAAGCTGAGAAAGGAGTAATTTTGGTTGCTGGAAGGAACTTTGGATGCGGGTCCAGCCGCGAACAAGCTCCAATTGCGCTCAAGTATGCTGGTGTAAGATGCGTGATAGCGGACTCTTTTGCACGTATTTTCTATCGCAACGCAATTAATATTGGCTTGCCAGTTCTTGAATGCCAAGGCATATCTGGACATATTGATGACGGAGACATATTGGAGGTCTATCTAGAGGATGGAAGGATCATCAATAGGTCGAAGAACGAAACTTTCACGGCAATCCCGCTCCCAGACTTCATTCTCCAGATTCTCAGTGATGGTGGGTTAATTGAGCATTTAAAAAAGAGGATGGGCGGAAAAGGTTGA